In Phreatobacter aquaticus, a single genomic region encodes these proteins:
- a CDS encoding OmpA family protein, producing the protein MLLQPHLWLQGLLPVALVAGGALWWKQADIERDLSERTSRAIAAVSPMVDGKPWANVTVVGRDVTIAGQAPADLDLSRSETLAEGTFGVRLARVPAGLLPEANPFGWSARRDGQKISLSGFVATDGSRARIVEAARQALPGGEIVDQMISARNVPPSAAETAVVALAQLGRLANGSVSLAGSTLRITGGGADAATQAAISSVVAGLPQGASPSRVVIDQPDPPPTVPPAPGSAAPAPSVQAPATSQTASAPTTTAAPLTAWTATKSGTGVVLGGSIASEDARRRILAAARAATAGRITDGMTVAANVAPAAEAQAIAILRQMADLTAAQATISDKAVSLSGQASDPDGYARLSVTPLRPIEGFSLGAVEITPPRVELFSWRARKRDNMLMLDGLAPSSNERIAVLTEAAAGGLRVVDEMRVATGLLPGIDYGKVTGALVAALARLSDGSVEISGSRVAVTGRAPDAATADAIRAGLALLGAPLTVTTDISLVPPAPPSVPGPVAAIAPAAVPSAAAPAAPIAAAPGAVPPGAVPPVAANPATPPAGSPAPVAAVAAPGAIDCGPRIAAAIGADRLLFDYWKSDPRSEAAPAFDRLAAAMRGCRPPTKIEVSGHADIRNVSNSNQILSELRARAVRDELIRRGVDPAILIAVGYAATRPIVPNDTEEHMAQNRRVDITDLTGR; encoded by the coding sequence ATGCTGCTTCAACCCCATCTCTGGCTGCAAGGTCTCCTGCCCGTCGCACTGGTTGCCGGCGGTGCCTTGTGGTGGAAGCAGGCCGATATCGAGCGCGATCTCTCGGAGCGCACCAGCCGGGCGATCGCGGCTGTCTCGCCGATGGTCGATGGCAAGCCGTGGGCCAATGTCACCGTCGTCGGACGGGACGTGACCATTGCAGGCCAGGCACCTGCCGATCTCGACCTGTCGCGCTCGGAAACCCTTGCCGAAGGCACATTCGGGGTCAGGCTGGCGCGTGTCCCGGCCGGACTCCTGCCCGAGGCCAATCCGTTCGGCTGGTCAGCGCGGCGGGACGGGCAGAAAATCAGTCTTTCAGGCTTTGTCGCGACGGACGGATCGCGCGCCAGGATCGTGGAGGCGGCGCGGCAGGCCCTGCCGGGCGGCGAGATCGTCGACCAGATGATCTCCGCTCGCAATGTGCCCCCCTCTGCGGCCGAGACGGCCGTCGTCGCGCTCGCCCAGCTTGGCCGTCTGGCGAACGGATCGGTATCTCTCGCCGGATCGACCCTGAGGATTACCGGCGGCGGCGCCGACGCGGCGACGCAGGCCGCAATCTCGTCGGTGGTCGCCGGGCTGCCACAGGGAGCATCGCCCAGCCGGGTCGTGATCGACCAGCCCGATCCGCCGCCAACGGTGCCGCCGGCGCCTGGATCTGCTGCTCCCGCGCCTTCCGTGCAGGCCCCTGCGACTTCCCAGACGGCGTCCGCCCCAACAACCACAGCGGCACCGCTGACGGCATGGACGGCAACGAAGTCCGGAACCGGCGTCGTGCTGGGCGGATCGATCGCCTCCGAAGACGCGAGGCGGCGCATTCTTGCCGCTGCGCGCGCGGCCACTGCGGGGCGGATTACCGATGGCATGACGGTTGCCGCCAATGTGGCGCCGGCCGCCGAGGCCCAGGCCATCGCAATTCTGCGCCAGATGGCGGATCTGACAGCCGCGCAGGCAACGATCTCCGACAAGGCGGTGTCACTGTCGGGCCAAGCCTCGGATCCCGATGGCTATGCCCGGCTGAGCGTCACGCCGCTTCGCCCGATCGAGGGATTCAGCCTCGGCGCCGTCGAGATCACGCCGCCACGCGTCGAATTGTTCTCGTGGCGCGCCCGCAAGCGGGACAACATGCTGATGCTGGACGGGCTCGCGCCGTCGTCCAACGAGCGGATCGCAGTGCTGACGGAAGCGGCCGCCGGTGGCCTGCGTGTGGTTGACGAGATGCGCGTTGCGACCGGGCTCTTGCCTGGTATCGACTACGGCAAGGTCACCGGCGCGCTGGTTGCGGCTCTCGCGCGCCTCAGCGACGGCAGCGTCGAGATTTCGGGCTCGCGCGTGGCAGTCACCGGACGCGCGCCGGATGCCGCGACAGCCGATGCGATCCGCGCGGGCCTCGCCTTGCTCGGTGCACCGCTGACCGTCACCACCGATATCAGCCTTGTGCCGCCCGCACCGCCTTCCGTGCCGGGGCCGGTGGCCGCAATTGCTCCGGCTGCAGTCCCTTCAGCTGCAGCCCCAGCCGCTCCCATCGCGGCCGCTCCCGGCGCCGTTCCGCCAGGTGCGGTTCCGCCGGTCGCGGCAAATCCTGCAACGCCACCTGCGGGCTCGCCGGCTCCTGTCGCCGCCGTCGCCGCTCCCGGCGCGATCGATTGTGGCCCCCGGATCGCGGCGGCCATTGGTGCCGACCGCTTGCTGTTCGACTATTGGAAGTCCGATCCCAGAAGCGAGGCAGCGCCGGCCTTCGACCGTCTGGCGGCCGCCATGCGCGGCTGCCGCCCGCCGACGAAGATCGAGGTCTCGGGCCATGCCGATATCCGCAATGTCTCCAATTCCAACCAGATCCTCTCGGAATTGCGGGCCCGCGCCGTGCGCGACGAACTGATCAGGCGCGGCGTCGATCCGGCGATCCTGATCGCGGTCGGCTATGCGGCCACGCGGCCGATCGTGCCCAACGACACTGAAGAACACATGGCGCAGAACCGCCGTGTCGACATCACCGACCTG
- a CDS encoding flagellar hook-length control protein FliK — MSVEPVKPAAAITPADNNQIRTLLQALGLKAGDTVSAKVTAMLANDVARLTIGDSTLDVSTPEPLTVGAALTMKVEQKGQALLLMTELPQATAVPAGSQPPPAAASGPHLASPAQAMATIVAAFVDLVGREGAKATGAGIVDGGQVAVAARGSTDLARAGEANANGVAGPKPAATPREALMEAVRSAAVRQDGLGPLFADATAILGRQAAGTMAPLPQPVAQALASLLGFQMPAEGAASPAALQRAVAQSGIFLEATLANAQGAPPPPDLKATLASLRQALGSWMNDLGMPMEDAPERGLDHARPPLRGALPQGQQPAGPSIPAGSTLAEIAQRLGDKTEAALARLTLLQAASLPDQGDSQRPEIAAQVTTEIPVRFGPETAIMQFQITREQDQESAGQPGAKPRRDWTLRFSMDAEPLGPVHAAIRLRDGHVGVRLWAERETIAARLQSSSRDLTQALEASAFSIDQVTIAAGKPADPRLEPHAVTRPHLLDRTT; from the coding sequence ATGAGCGTAGAACCCGTCAAGCCTGCGGCGGCTATCACGCCCGCCGACAACAACCAGATCCGCACGCTGCTGCAGGCGCTGGGGCTGAAGGCCGGCGACACCGTTTCGGCGAAGGTCACGGCCATGCTTGCCAACGATGTCGCCCGCCTGACCATTGGCGACAGCACTCTCGATGTCAGTACGCCGGAGCCTCTGACCGTCGGCGCGGCGCTCACCATGAAGGTGGAGCAGAAGGGGCAGGCGCTGCTTCTGATGACCGAACTGCCGCAGGCAACTGCAGTGCCCGCGGGCTCACAACCGCCGCCGGCCGCCGCCAGCGGCCCGCACCTCGCGTCCCCGGCGCAGGCCATGGCCACCATCGTCGCGGCCTTCGTCGACCTGGTCGGCCGCGAAGGCGCCAAGGCTACGGGCGCCGGCATCGTGGACGGCGGACAAGTCGCGGTCGCGGCAAGAGGATCGACCGATCTCGCCCGCGCGGGCGAGGCCAATGCCAACGGCGTGGCAGGCCCCAAACCCGCCGCCACGCCCCGCGAGGCGCTTATGGAGGCCGTCCGCAGTGCTGCCGTGCGCCAGGATGGGCTTGGGCCATTGTTCGCCGATGCGACGGCGATCCTGGGGCGCCAGGCGGCGGGCACCATGGCCCCGCTGCCGCAACCGGTCGCGCAGGCCTTGGCGAGCCTCCTCGGCTTCCAGATGCCGGCGGAAGGTGCCGCGTCCCCGGCAGCTCTGCAGCGCGCCGTGGCGCAGTCGGGAATATTCCTGGAGGCGACGCTCGCCAATGCCCAGGGCGCTCCGCCGCCGCCCGACCTGAAGGCGACGCTCGCCAGCCTGCGCCAGGCTCTCGGCAGCTGGATGAACGATCTCGGAATGCCGATGGAGGATGCCCCCGAGCGCGGCCTCGACCACGCTCGCCCGCCGCTGCGCGGAGCCTTGCCGCAAGGCCAGCAGCCGGCCGGCCCCTCCATTCCGGCGGGATCGACCTTGGCCGAGATCGCGCAACGGCTTGGCGACAAGACCGAAGCCGCCCTCGCCCGGCTGACCCTGCTGCAGGCGGCTTCGCTCCCCGACCAGGGGGACAGCCAGCGGCCCGAGATCGCCGCGCAGGTCACCACCGAGATCCCCGTGCGGTTCGGTCCGGAGACGGCGATCATGCAGTTCCAGATCACCCGCGAGCAGGATCAGGAAAGCGCCGGACAGCCCGGCGCGAAGCCGCGGCGCGACTGGACCCTGCGCTTCTCGATGGATGCCGAGCCTCTCGGGCCCGTACACGCGGCGATCCGCTTGCGCGATGGCCATGTCGGCGTCAGGCTCTGGGCCGAGCGGGAGACCATCGCGGCGCGGCTGCAATCATCGAGCCGCGATCTCACCCAGGCGCTGGAGGCATCGGCCTTTTCCATCGACCAGGTGACCATCGCCGCCGGAAAGCCGGCCGACCCCCGGCTGGAGCCCCATGCCGTCACCCGTCCCCACCTGCTGGATCGGACGACATGA
- a CDS encoding EscU/YscU/HrcU family type III secretion system export apparatus switch protein, producing the protein MSTEDTPKKPAIAVALEYEHGQSAVPKVIATGRGIIAEKIIQTARENGIAIEGNPLLAEALAGVGLEEEIPEELYRAVAEVIGFVLRAAGKLR; encoded by the coding sequence ATGAGCACGGAAGACACGCCGAAAAAGCCCGCGATCGCCGTCGCACTCGAATATGAGCACGGCCAGTCGGCAGTCCCGAAGGTCATCGCGACAGGCCGCGGCATCATCGCCGAGAAGATCATCCAGACAGCCCGGGAGAATGGCATCGCGATCGAAGGCAACCCGCTTCTGGCGGAGGCCCTGGCCGGCGTCGGCCTCGAAGAGGAAATCCCCGAGGAACTCTACCGCGCTGTTGCCGAAGTGATCGGCTTCGTCCTGCGGGCCGCGGGCAAGCTGCGCTGA
- a CDS encoding AMP-binding protein produces MTTTADAPKRPWTKFYPVGVRHTIDEPPFPSLAAMVRSIARTYDQRPAFSVCLPNGMAGMLTFAEVDRLSDAFALYLREVLKLKPGARVALQTPNALAFPVVAFGVFKAGLVLINVNPLYTAEEMGHVFADGEPDCLVIIDMFADKLPRAFASKAVPHVVVSSITDFMPWLPATLVGLVQRYKDKSVKPVPVAHTTFKAALKQGEAMRSSRDPASLEQGVGPDTLAVLQYTGGTTGVSKGAMLTHGNLLMNMAQSIEMLGSDMIKGTETVLTALPLYHIFAFTVNMLGFWYLGAHDVLVPNPRPLTNLKKPFEKYPVSAITGVNTLFNGLNNEEWFKANPPRTLKISSAGGMALQEAVATRWQEVTGVVITEGYGLTESSPVLSFNPLDNVRSGTIGIPIPSTDIKCVDDAGNEVPTGQPGELVARGPQIMAGYWRRPEETANTIRDGWLYTGDIATQDEDGYFRIVDRKKDMVLISGFNVFPNEVEDVLAKNPAVLEVAVVGVPDGAAGEAVKAFVVTRPGMDLSSDEVRAFCRDHLTGYKVPKFVEFRTDLPKSNVGKILRKDLRAEELARKMNG; encoded by the coding sequence ATGACCACGACTGCTGATGCCCCGAAGCGCCCCTGGACGAAATTCTACCCGGTGGGTGTCCGCCATACGATCGACGAGCCTCCGTTCCCGTCGCTTGCCGCCATGGTCCGGTCGATCGCGCGCACCTATGACCAGCGCCCAGCCTTCTCGGTCTGCCTGCCCAATGGCATGGCCGGCATGCTCACTTTCGCCGAGGTCGACCGCTTGTCGGACGCTTTCGCGCTCTATCTGCGCGAGGTCCTGAAGCTGAAGCCCGGCGCGCGCGTTGCGCTCCAGACGCCGAACGCGCTGGCTTTCCCGGTTGTCGCCTTCGGTGTTTTCAAGGCCGGCCTTGTGTTGATCAACGTCAACCCGCTCTACACCGCCGAGGAGATGGGCCACGTGTTCGCCGACGGCGAGCCCGACTGTCTCGTCATCATCGACATGTTCGCCGACAAGCTGCCGCGCGCCTTCGCCAGCAAGGCGGTGCCGCATGTGGTGGTATCGAGCATCACCGATTTCATGCCCTGGCTGCCGGCGACACTGGTTGGACTGGTGCAGCGCTACAAGGACAAGTCGGTCAAGCCGGTGCCGGTTGCCCATACGACGTTCAAGGCGGCGCTGAAGCAGGGCGAGGCCATGCGGTCCAGCCGTGATCCGGCTTCCCTCGAGCAGGGCGTCGGTCCGGATACGCTGGCGGTGCTTCAATATACCGGCGGCACGACAGGCGTCTCCAAGGGCGCCATGCTGACCCACGGCAACCTGCTCATGAACATGGCGCAGTCGATCGAGATGCTCGGCAGCGACATGATCAAGGGCACGGAAACCGTGCTGACCGCCTTGCCGCTCTACCATATCTTCGCCTTCACGGTGAACATGCTGGGCTTCTGGTATCTTGGCGCCCACGACGTGCTGGTGCCGAACCCGCGTCCGCTGACCAACCTGAAGAAGCCATTCGAGAAATACCCGGTGAGTGCGATCACCGGTGTGAACACCCTGTTCAATGGCCTCAACAACGAGGAATGGTTCAAGGCCAACCCGCCGCGCACCCTCAAGATCTCGTCCGCCGGCGGCATGGCGCTGCAGGAGGCCGTCGCCACGCGCTGGCAGGAGGTCACCGGTGTCGTCATCACCGAGGGCTACGGGCTGACCGAATCCTCGCCCGTCCTCAGCTTCAATCCGCTCGACAATGTCCGCTCCGGGACGATCGGCATTCCGATCCCTTCGACCGACATCAAATGCGTCGACGATGCCGGCAACGAAGTCCCGACTGGTCAGCCGGGGGAACTCGTGGCGCGCGGTCCCCAGATCATGGCGGGCTACTGGCGGCGCCCGGAGGAGACGGCGAACACCATTCGCGATGGCTGGCTCTATACCGGCGATATCGCGACCCAGGACGAGGACGGCTATTTCCGCATCGTGGATCGCAAGAAGGACATGGTGCTGATCTCGGGCTTCAACGTGTTCCCCAATGAGGTCGAGGACGTGCTGGCGAAGAACCCGGCCGTGCTGGAAGTGGCCGTGGTCGGCGTGCCGGACGGTGCGGCCGGTGAGGCGGTCAAGGCCTTCGTGGTGACCCGCCCCGGCATGGACCTGTCATCAGACGAGGTGCGCGCTTTCTGCCGCGACCATCTGACCGGCTACAAGGTGCCGAAATTCGTCGAGTTCCGCACCGATCTGCCGAAATCCAATGTCGGCAAGATCCTGCGCAAGGATCTCCGCGCCGAGGAACTCGCCCGCAAGATGAACGGCTGA
- a CDS encoding NAD(P)/FAD-dependent oxidoreductase — MSAEHASDVFVIGAGPAGLTAAYLLTKDGISTTIIEADPTYVGGISRTVDYKGFLFDIGGHRFFSKSREVVDLWKEILPQDFIERPRLSRIYYDGKYYSYPLKAFEALNNLGYIESALCVMSFLYKQSFPNEKTETFHDWVANQFGERLFSIFFKTYTEKVWGMSCDEISADWAAQRIKGLDLWSAMASALRKSIVPNRAAIGKDGKPIKTLIESFEYPRKGPGMMWDAAAAKVKAAGGTIHMGHKLKSLSRDAATGIHTIEAETADGTVTTFTAKHVISSAPITELTNAIQRPMAARDAAARLRYRDFITVALVVNKPDLFPDNWIYIHEPSVKVGRIQNFRSWSPEMVPDANLACLGLEYFCFENDGLWTTSDEDLIALAKKELAEIGLATAEDCIDGCVVRQKKAYPVYDDSYKQNVEAIRSELALHFPDLHLVGRNGMHKYNNQDHAMMTAMLTVKNIMAGEQLYDIWNVNEDAEYHEAGESGEQSALSSVRMVPRRVGERA; from the coding sequence ATGAGTGCTGAGCATGCGTCCGACGTCTTCGTCATCGGCGCCGGGCCCGCAGGGCTGACTGCGGCCTATCTGCTCACCAAGGATGGCATATCCACCACCATCATAGAGGCCGATCCGACCTATGTCGGCGGCATCAGCCGCACCGTCGATTACAAGGGCTTCCTGTTCGACATTGGCGGTCACCGCTTCTTCTCGAAATCGCGCGAGGTCGTCGACCTCTGGAAGGAAATCCTCCCGCAGGATTTCATCGAGCGTCCACGTCTCAGCCGCATCTACTACGATGGGAAATACTATTCCTATCCGCTCAAGGCCTTCGAGGCGCTGAACAATCTCGGCTACATCGAATCCGCGCTCTGCGTGATGTCGTTCCTCTACAAGCAGTCCTTCCCGAACGAGAAGACCGAGACCTTCCACGACTGGGTCGCCAACCAGTTCGGCGAGCGGCTGTTCTCTATCTTCTTCAAGACCTACACCGAGAAGGTGTGGGGCATGTCCTGCGACGAGATTTCCGCCGACTGGGCCGCCCAGCGCATCAAGGGGTTGGACCTGTGGAGCGCGATGGCGAGCGCATTGCGCAAGTCGATCGTGCCGAACCGCGCTGCCATCGGCAAGGACGGCAAGCCGATCAAGACCCTGATCGAGAGCTTCGAATATCCCCGCAAAGGTCCCGGCATGATGTGGGACGCGGCAGCCGCCAAGGTGAAGGCCGCAGGCGGCACGATCCATATGGGCCACAAGCTGAAGTCGCTGTCGCGCGACGCGGCGACCGGAATCCATACGATCGAGGCCGAGACGGCCGACGGCACGGTGACGACCTTCACCGCCAAGCACGTCATCTCGTCGGCCCCGATTACCGAACTGACGAATGCCATCCAGCGTCCGATGGCAGCCCGTGACGCGGCGGCCCGCCTGCGCTACCGCGACTTCATCACCGTCGCCCTGGTCGTTAACAAGCCGGACCTGTTCCCGGACAATTGGATCTACATCCACGAGCCCTCGGTGAAGGTCGGCCGCATCCAGAATTTCCGCTCCTGGTCGCCGGAAATGGTGCCGGACGCCAATCTGGCTTGCCTGGGCCTCGAATATTTCTGCTTCGAGAATGACGGCCTCTGGACGACGAGCGACGAGGACCTGATCGCGCTCGCCAAGAAGGAACTGGCGGAAATCGGCCTCGCCACTGCCGAGGATTGCATCGACGGCTGCGTCGTCCGGCAGAAGAAGGCCTATCCGGTCTATGACGACAGCTACAAGCAGAACGTCGAGGCGATCCGTTCCGAGTTGGCCTTGCACTTCCCCGACCTGCATCTGGTCGGCCGGAACGGCATGCACAAGTATAACAACCAGGACCATGCGATGATGACCGCCATGCTGACGGTCAAGAACATCATGGCAGGCGAACAACTCTACGACATCTGGAACGTCAACGAGGACGCTGAGTATCACGAGGCCGGCGAATCCGGCGAGCAGAGCGCCCTGTCGAGTGTCCGCATGGTTCCGCGTCGTGTCGGCGAGCGCGCCTGA
- a CDS encoding GtrA family protein: MSAWFRVVSASAPDLAVPSRALTGMFRLVAARLPWPLIRQVGLYGIVSVLALAIDSATFLKLADLGLRPAIAASIGYSLGLIVHFILSSRFVFNGAATGKSPLRLFLEFAMTGLGGLLITAVCVTLMIEGFGASPIAAKAVAVALSFAAVFVVRRAFVFLPSSSR; the protein is encoded by the coding sequence GTGTCCGCATGGTTCCGCGTCGTGTCGGCGAGCGCGCCTGATCTCGCCGTGCCCTCGCGGGCGCTCACGGGCATGTTCCGCCTTGTGGCCGCGCGCCTGCCCTGGCCGCTGATCCGGCAGGTCGGCCTCTATGGCATCGTCAGTGTGCTGGCCCTGGCGATTGATTCCGCGACCTTCCTGAAGCTTGCCGATCTCGGCCTGCGCCCCGCGATCGCCGCCTCCATCGGCTACTCGCTCGGCCTGATCGTCCACTTCATCCTGTCGTCGCGCTTCGTGTTCAACGGCGCGGCCACGGGCAAGTCGCCGCTCCGGCTGTTCCTTGAATTCGCGATGACCGGGCTGGGTGGACTGCTGATCACCGCCGTCTGCGTGACGCTGATGATCGAGGGCTTCGGAGCGAGCCCTATCGCGGCCAAGGCGGTAGCGGTTGCTCTCAGCTTCGCGGCCGTCTTCGTGGTTCGCCGCGCCTTCGTGTTCCTGCCTTCCAGTTCGCGCTGA
- the nthA gene encoding nitrile hydratase subunit alpha yields MHDDHDHPHDHDHGHDHDHHHHDHDHDHSDHDHDHSDLSPMDARVRALETILTEKGYIDPAAIDRLIETYETKVGPHNGARVVAKAWSDPAFRQRLLSDATSAIAELGYTGRQGEHMVAIENTPDTHNMVVCTLCSCYPWPVLGLPPVWYKSAPYRSKAVRDPRGVLADFGVTLPAAKQIKVWDSTAEVRYLVIPERPAGTDGLSEDELAALVSRDSMIGTGIVEGPLA; encoded by the coding sequence ATGCACGACGATCACGACCACCCGCACGACCACGATCATGGCCACGACCATGATCATCACCACCACGACCATGATCACGACCACAGCGACCATGATCACGACCACAGCGACCTGTCGCCCATGGATGCGCGGGTGCGCGCCCTCGAGACGATCCTGACCGAAAAGGGCTATATCGATCCGGCCGCCATCGACCGCCTGATCGAGACCTACGAGACCAAGGTTGGCCCGCATAACGGCGCGCGCGTCGTCGCCAAGGCCTGGAGCGACCCGGCCTTCCGCCAGCGGCTCTTGTCCGACGCTACAAGCGCCATTGCCGAGCTTGGCTATACCGGCCGCCAGGGCGAACACATGGTGGCGATCGAGAACACGCCGGACACCCACAACATGGTCGTCTGCACGCTGTGCTCCTGCTATCCGTGGCCGGTCCTGGGCTTGCCCCCGGTCTGGTACAAATCAGCGCCCTATCGCTCCAAAGCGGTGCGCGATCCGCGCGGGGTCCTGGCCGATTTCGGCGTCACGCTGCCGGCGGCCAAGCAGATCAAGGTCTGGGATTCGACCGCGGAAGTTCGCTACCTCGTCATTCCTGAACGCCCGGCCGGCACGGATGGATTGAGCGAGGACGAACTCGCCGCCTTGGTCTCGCGCGATTCGATGATCGGCACCGGCATCGTCGAAGGGCCATTGGCATGA
- the nthB gene encoding nitrile hydratase subunit beta, with protein sequence MSYQANADIGGRADLGPVVLEPNEPLFHAPWERRALGLTLAMGATGAWNLDISRSAREQLPDYLSSSYYELWIRGLERLLADAGLVNETELVAGHAQGTPKPVARILTADAVDAALARGNPTTRAVTSPARFAVGDRVLTRQVPQPTGHTRLPRYVQGKPGLVTHCHGAHVFPDAHAAGLGEQPQWLYTVRFAATDLFEAGADPTVTVSVDAWESYLSPA encoded by the coding sequence ATGAGTTACCAGGCCAATGCCGACATTGGCGGCCGGGCCGACCTCGGCCCCGTGGTCCTCGAGCCGAACGAACCCTTGTTCCACGCGCCCTGGGAAAGGCGCGCGCTCGGGCTGACCCTCGCCATGGGCGCGACGGGCGCCTGGAACCTCGACATTTCGCGCTCGGCCCGCGAGCAGCTGCCGGACTACCTCTCTTCGAGCTATTACGAACTCTGGATCCGCGGGCTTGAACGCCTGCTGGCCGATGCGGGCCTGGTCAACGAGACCGAACTGGTAGCCGGCCACGCGCAGGGCACGCCAAAGCCGGTCGCCCGCATCCTGACCGCCGATGCGGTTGACGCGGCCCTCGCACGCGGCAATCCGACCACACGTGCGGTGACATCGCCTGCCCGCTTCGCCGTCGGTGACCGGGTACTGACCCGCCAGGTACCGCAGCCCACCGGCCACACGCGCCTGCCGCGCTATGTCCAGGGCAAGCCCGGCCTCGTCACCCACTGCCATGGCGCCCACGTCTTCCCCGACGCACATGCAGCCGGCCTCGGCGAACAGCCACAATGGCTCTATACCGTGCGCTTTGCCGCAACCGACCTGTTCGAGGCTGGCGCCGACCCGACCGTCACGGTCTCCGTCGATGCCTGGGAAAGCTATCTGAGCCCCGCATGA
- a CDS encoding nitrile hydratase accessory protein codes for MTAPSTLPDLSALPHIPCDAEGPVFREPWEAHAFALAVTLHGKGLFTWPEWAEHLSREIKAAQAAGDPDTGETYYQHWLKALESLVIAKGVTTGDVIDRTTDDWHAAAEATPHGKPIELSVLKHRH; via the coding sequence ATGACCGCCCCCTCGACGCTGCCCGACCTCTCCGCCCTGCCCCACATTCCCTGCGATGCAGAAGGGCCGGTGTTCCGCGAGCCGTGGGAGGCTCATGCCTTCGCGCTGGCCGTGACGCTCCATGGCAAGGGCCTGTTCACCTGGCCGGAATGGGCGGAACACCTGTCGCGCGAGATCAAGGCGGCGCAGGCGGCAGGCGACCCTGATACGGGTGAGACCTATTACCAGCACTGGCTGAAAGCGCTGGAGAGCCTGGTGATTGCCAAGGGTGTCACCACCGGCGACGTGATCGACCGGACGACAGACGATTGGCATGCGGCGGCCGAGGCAACTCCCCACGGAAAGCCCATCGAGCTCTCCGTCCTGAAACACCGGCACTGA
- a CDS encoding NIPSNAP family protein: MIYELRIYRCLPGRLPNLLKRFNDHTLKIWERHGIRQAGFWTTVIGESNNDLTYLVAWESMAEREKKWSAFQADPEWIAARNDSEKDGPILSNVASQFLQPTAFSSVR; the protein is encoded by the coding sequence ATGATCTACGAGTTGCGCATCTATCGCTGCCTGCCGGGGCGGCTGCCGAACCTGCTCAAGCGGTTCAACGACCACACGCTGAAGATATGGGAGCGCCATGGCATCCGCCAGGCCGGCTTCTGGACGACAGTGATCGGCGAATCCAACAATGACCTGACCTATCTGGTCGCCTGGGAATCGATGGCCGAGCGCGAAAAGAAGTGGTCCGCCTTCCAGGCCGATCCCGAGTGGATCGCGGCGCGCAACGACAGCGAGAAGGACGGTCCGATCCTGTCCAATGTCGCGAGCCAGTTCCTTCAGCCGACGGCCTTTTCGTCGGTTCGCTGA